One window from the genome of Ailuropoda melanoleuca isolate Jingjing chromosome 5, ASM200744v2, whole genome shotgun sequence encodes:
- the LHFPL5 gene encoding LHFPL tetraspan subfamily member 5 protein: MVKLLPAQEAAKIYHTNYVRNSRAVGVMWGTLTICFSVLVMALFIQPYWIGDSVNTPQAGYFGLFSYCVGNVLSSELICKGGPLDFSSIPSRAFKTAMFFVALAMFLIIGSIICFSLFFVCNTATVYKICAWMQLAAATGLMIGCLVYPDGWDSSEVRRMCGEQTGKYTLGQCTIRWAFMLAILSIGDALILSFLAFVLGYRQDKLLPDDYKADGKEEV; this comes from the exons ATGGTGAAGTTGCTGCCTGCCCAGGAGGCGGCCAAGATCTACCATACCAACTATGTGCGCAACTCAAGGGCTGTGGGTGTGATGTGGGGCACGCTCACCATCTGCTTCTCCGTGCTGGTCATGGCCCTCTTCATCCAGCCCTACTGGATCGGCGACAGCGTTAACACACCCCAGGCAGGCTACTTTGGCCTTTTTTCCTACTGCGTGGGCAACGTGCTGTCCTCTGAACTCATCTGCAAGGGTGGCCCGTTGGACTTCTCTTCCATTCCCTCTAGAGCCTTCAAGACTGCTATGTTTTTTGTGGCCTTGGCCATGTTCCTCATCATTGGCTCCATCATCTGCTTTAGCCTCTTCTTCGTCTGCAACACGGCCACTGTCTACAAGATCTGTGCGTGGATGCAGCTAGCTGCAG CCACAGGCCTGATGATTGGCTGCCTGGTCTACCCAGATGGTTGGGACTCAAGTGAGGTGCGGCGCATGTGTGGGGAGCAGACGGGCAAGTACACGCTGGGTCAGTGCACCATCCGCTGGGCCTTCATGCTGGCCATCCTCAGCATCGGAGACGCCCTCATCCTCTCCTTCCTGGCCTTCGTGCTGGGCTACCGGCAGGACAAGCTCCTCCCTGATGACTACAAGGCAGATGGAAAAG